Proteins from a genomic interval of Xiphophorus maculatus strain JP 163 A chromosome 7, X_maculatus-5.0-male, whole genome shotgun sequence:
- the LOC102227273 gene encoding trace amine-associated receptor 13c-like, protein MLTVEENELCYPHLNSSCRKATHPPSLSMLIYVALSLIALLTVIFNLLVIISVCHFKRLHSPTNILLLSLAVSDCLVGFLISIQIELIDGCWYLGDIMCALYFVSDYAITSASVGTMVLISVDRYVAICHPLHYSSEVTAERAKICAVICWISSVLFHSFLLRSNLQKPGRYNSCSGECVVGVDYVGEILDLLLSFIGPVTVIIILYVRVFVVVVSQARAMQSHVAAVSVSVTAKKSEIKAAVILGVVVVVFLICTCPYYCVALIAEDAGVSASSVAFLLFYFNSTLNPLIYALFYPWFRKSVKLILTLQILKTGSSNTNVV, encoded by the exons ATGCTAACTGTTGAAGAGAATGAACTGTGCTATCCACACCTCAACTCATCCTGCAGGAAGGCCACACATCCTCCCTCTCTGTCCATGCTTATTTATGTTGCACTATCCTTGATCGCTCTTCTTACCGTGATTTTTAACCTACTGGTCATCATTTCTGTCTGCCACtttaa GAGGCTCCACAGCCCCACCAACATCCTGCTGCTCTCTCTGGCTGTCTCAGACTGCCTGGTGGGATTCCTCATTTCAATCCAGATAGAGCTGATAGATGGCTGCTGGTATCTTGGAGACATCATGTGTGCCCTCTACTTTGTGTCAGACTATGCTATTACATCCGCCTCAGTGGGAACCATGGTGCTTATTTCTGTTGACCGTTATGTGGCCATCTGTCACCCACTGCATTACTCCAGTGAAGTCACAGCAGAGAGAGCAAAAATTTGTGCTGTCATTTGTTGGatttcttctgttctgtttCACAGCTTCCTGCTGAGAAGTAACCTGCAAAAACCAGGCAGATACAACTCCTGCTCTGGAGAGTGTGTAGTTGGTGTTGATTATGTTGGAGAAATTCTTGACCTTCTGCTGTCCTTCATCGGTCCTGTCACTGTGATCATTATTCTGTATGTGAGAGTGTTTGTAGTGGTTGTGTCTCAGGCTCGAGCCATGCAGTCTCACGTTGCAGCGGTCTCTGTGAGCGTCACAGCtaagaaatctgaaattaaGGCAGCTGTTATCCTTGGTGTTGTCGTAGTTGTGTTTCTAATATGCACCTGCCCATATTACTGTGTCGCACTCATAGCTGAAGATGCTGGGGTCAGTGCTTCATCTGTAGCCttccttctgttttattttaattccaccCTGAACCCTCTGATCTACGCCTTGTTTTATCCCTGGTTTAGGAAATCAGTTAAACTGATTCTTACACTGCAGATCCTGAAAACTGGTTCCTCTAACACTAATGTTGTTTGA
- the LOC102227020 gene encoding trace amine-associated receptor 13c-like, producing MRSLLEAELCFPQLLNSSCRKIMLPHSTSALMYCLLSCVSWLTVTLNLLVIISISHFKQLHTPTNILLLSLAVSDFLVGFLIVFQILLIDGCWYLGDFMCVLYYIIDYVITSASVENMVLISVDCYVAVCNPFQYPTTVTQKRVCVCVSLCWMFSAVCVFIVFKENLGQPGRFNSCIGECVVGFDKTAGIIDILFFFIGPVTIIIILYVRVFVVAVSQARAMRVAAVSLQGSVRGNAKKSELKSARTLGVVAAAFLICICPYFFLSVTGGETQFSASSFAFFLFYLNSCLNPLIYVLFFPWFRKTIKLIFTLQILKAGSSQTNIM from the exons ATGCGAAGCCTCCTGGAGGCTGAACTCTGCTTCCCACAACTCCTCAACTCCTCCTGCAGGAAGATCATGCTTCCTCATTCAACCTCAGCGCTCATGTACTGCTTACTGTCCTGTGTGTCTTGGCTCACTGTGACCCTTAACCTGCTGGTCATCATCTCTATCTCCCACTTTAA GCAGCTCCACACGCCCACcaacatcctcctcctctccttggCTGTCTCAGATTTCTTGGTGGGTTTCCTCATAGTCTTTCAGATCCTTCTCATTGATGGCTGCTGGTATCTTGGCGACTTCATGTGTGTTCTGTATTACATCATTGATTATGTTATTACATCTGCATCAGTAGAGAACATGGTTCTCATATCAGTGGACTGCTATGTAGCTGTTTGTAACCCTTTCCAGTATCCCACCACAGTCACACAAAAaagggtttgtgtgtgtgtttcgtTGTGTTGGATGTTTTCTGCCGTCTGTGTCtttatagtttttaaagaaaatctgggACAGCCAGGCAGGTTTAATTCATGCATTGGAGAGTGCGTGGTTGGATTTGATAAAACTGCTGGAATAATAgacatcttgtttttcttcatcgGTCCtgtcaccatcatcatcattctgTATGTGAGAGTGTTTGTGGTGGCCGTGTCTCAGGCTCGGGCCATGCGTGTTGCAGCTGTCTCCCTCCAGGGTTCAGTCAGAGGTAACGCTAAGAAATCTGAACTCAAATCAGCCAGGACGCTTGGGGTTGTTGCAGCTGCATTTCTAATATGCATATGTCCATACTTTTTTCTCTCAGTTACCGGTGGGGAGACCCAGTTTAGTGCTTcttcctttgctttttttctgttttatcttaaCTCCTGTTTAAACCCATTGATCTATGTCTTATTTTTTCCCTGGTTTAGGAAAACTATTAAACTAATTTTCACCCTGCAGATACTGAAGGCCGGATCCTCTCAGACCAACATCATGTAG
- the LOC106699804 gene encoding trace amine-associated receptor 8a-like, which produces MMEEDELCFPQYTNLSCRKLYRSQFEKVLVSFILCFISVITVSLNLLVIISISHFRQLHTSTNLVLLSLAVSDFSVGFLILFQLMLIDGCWYLNDSMCVLYYILDVVVTSASVGNMVLISIDRYVAICDPLHYSLKVTPKRVCVCISLCWICSLSYVFIVLRMNFKQPGRLNSCFGECVINVGFTEQVTDLFVTFIIPITVIIVLYVRVFLVAAAQAQAMRSHIAAITHQHSRKITVKESEMKAAKILGVVVVAFLTCLCPYFWVTLVGQETLLNALTSAFVICLFYFNSCLNPLIYAFFYPWFRNSIKYIISLQILKPGSCDANIL; this is translated from the exons ATGATGGAGGAAGATGAACTTTGCTTTCCACAATATACCAACTTGTCCTGTAGAAAACTATACCGTTCtcaatttgaaaaagttttggtttCCTTTATATTATGCTTTATTTCTGTGATCACTGTGTCTCTCAACCTGCTGGTCATCATCTCCATTTCTCATTTCAG GCAGcttcacacctccacaaaccTGGTCCTCCTGTCTCTGGCTGTGTCTGACTTTTCTGTGGGATTCCTAATTCTATTTCAGCTCATGCTCATAGATGGATGCTGGTATCTAAATGACTCAATGTGTGTTTTATACTATATTTTAGATGTAGTTGTTACCTCTGCCTCAGTAGGAAACATGGTACTCATATCAATTGACCGCTATGTGGCAATATGTGACCCTCTACACTATTCTCTAAAAGTCACTCCAAAAAGAGTCTGTGTGTGCATTTCATTGTGTTGGATCTGTTCTCTCAGTTATGTCTTCATAGTACTAAGGATGAATTTTAAACAGCCTGGAAGGCTTAATTCCTGCTTTGGAGAGTGTGTGATAAACGTTGGCTTTACTGAACAAGTTACAGATCTTTTTGTAACCTTCATTATTCCCATTACTGTCATCATAGTCCTGTATGTGCGAGTGTTCCTGGTGGCTGCGGCTCAGGCTCAGGCCATGCGCTCCCATATTGCAGCCATCACACATCAACATTCAAGGAAAATAACTGTTAAGGAGTCAGAGATGAAAGCAGCCAAGATTCTCggagttgttgttgttgcgtTTCTGACGTGTCTGTGTCCATATTTCTGGGTTACACTTGTAGGACAAGAAACCCTACTAAATGCTTTGACTTCTGCATTTGTAATatgcctgttttattttaattcttgtCTAAACCCTCTCATCTATGCCTTTTTCTACCCCTGGTTTAGGAActctataaaatacattatttcacttcaaaTACTGAAACCTGGATCCTGTGATGCCAATATACTTTGA
- the LOC102225989 gene encoding trace amine-associated receptor 13c-like — protein sequence MEALNEAGLCFPQLINTSCRRTQHFPSENILLYVMLSCVSLLTVTLNLLVIISVSHFRQLHTPTNLFLLSLAVSDFLVGLLLMPIRILLTGGCWILGSLMCSLFNYTSFLLTSASVGNMVLISVDRYIAICDPLSYHVKVTQRRVQICICLCWGCSAFYNGVIMKDHLIDPDRYNSCYGECVLWVDFLVQAFDVVFTFLTPVTVIIVLYMRVFVVAVSQARAMRSQTAAVRIQGSVGITAKKSERKAATVLGVVVIVFIFSFCPYFYPALAGLNFSFNDFLSAFGIWLFYFNSCLNPLIYAFFYPWFRKCLKFILTLQILQPSSCDINIL from the exons ATGGAGGCTCTGAATGAAGCTGGGCTGTGCTTTCCACAGCTAATCAACACTTCCTGCAGAAGGACCCAGCACTTTCCTTCTGAGAACATTTTGCTTTACGTTATGCTGTCCTGCGTGTCTTTACTGACTGTGACTCTCAACTTGCTGGTCATCATCTCTGTCTCCCACTTCAG gCAGCTCCACACTCCCACCAACCTGTTCCTCCTTTCTCTTGCTGTCTCAGATTTCCTTGTTGGACTGCTGCTGATGCCCATTAGAATCCTGCTGACTGGAGGCTGCTGGATTTTGGGAAGCCTCATGTGTTCTCTCTTTAACTACACCTCTTTTCTCCTCACATCTGCCTCAGTAGGAAACATGGTGCTCATATCAGTTGACCGATATATAGCCATCTGTGACCCTTTGAGTTACCATGTTAAAGTGACACAAAGAAGAGTTCAAATCTGTATCTGTCTGTGTTGGGGCTGCTCTGCATTTTACAATGGTGTGATAATGAAAGACCATTTGATAGATCCAGACAGATATAACTCCTGTTATGGGGAGTGTGTACTTTGGGTTGATTTTCTTGTACAAGCTTTTGATGTCGTATTCACATTTCTTACTCCTGTTACAGTTATTATAGTTCTGTACATGAGAGTGTTTGTGGTGGCTGTGTCTCAGGCTCGGGCCATGAGGTCTCAAACTGCAGCTGTCAGGATACAAGGTTCAGTTGGCATAACTGCTAAGAAGTCTGAGAGAAAAGCAGCTACAGTTCTTGGTGTTGTTGtaattgtgtttatatttagctTCTGTCCTTATTTCTATCCGGCTTTGGCAGGACTGAATTTTTCATTCAatgattttctttcagcatttgggatctggttattttattttaattcatgcCTGAATCCACTTATCTACGCTTTTTTCTATCCCTGGTTTAGGAAGTGTCTTAAATTCATTCTAACACTACAAATCTTGCAGCCCAGCTCCTGTGACATTAACATACTGTAG
- the LOC102226502 gene encoding trace amine-associated receptor 13c-like, producing the protein MDPSELCFPEAFNSSCKKKVSLHSVNTLIYFGLSFMSLVTTALNLLVIISISHFRKLHSPTYFLLLSLAVSDFLVGLFMFFQIIFINGCWFLGDLLCVLYYVVSGVLISASVGTMVLISLDRYLAICDPLRYSTKVTTKRVQICISLCWICSVVYILILVRDNFQQPGTFNSCSGECVVEIGFIENITDLILTFIISITVIMVLYGRVFVVALSQVQAMRSNIIAIKQKQSKKINVKKSELKAAGILGVVVVSFIFCICPYFCVTLIGKSSLLNTSTMTLLLYLFSFNSCLNPLIYALFYPWFRKAMKIIFTFQVLRSGSSGANIL; encoded by the exons ATGGATCCATCTGAACTCTGCTTTCCAGAAGCTTTCAACTCCTCCTGTAAAAAGAAAGTGTCTCTTCACTCAGTAAATACTTTGATTTACTTTGGCTTGTCCTTCATGTCTCTGGTTACTACTGCTCTTAACCTTTTGGTCATCATCTCCATTTCACATTTCAG GAAACTCCATTCCCCCACCTACTTCTTACTGCTCTCTCTGGCTGTCTCAGATTTTCTCGTAGgccttttcatgttttttcagatcatttttataaatgGCTGCTGGTTTCTTGGTGACCTCCTGTGTGTTCTGTACTATGTAGTAAGTGGAGTTTTAATTTCTGCATCAGTAGGCACCATGGTGCTCATTTCACTTGACCGTTATTTGGCCATCTGTGATCCTCTACGCTATTCTACAAAGGTTACCACAAAAAGAGTTCAAATTTGTATTTCTCTGTGCTGGATCTGTTCTGTGGTCTATATCCTGATTCTGGTAAGGGACAATTTTCAACAACCAGGAACATTTAATTCATGCTCTGGAGAGTGTGTGGTTGAAATTGGCTTCATTGAAAATATCACAGATCTTATTTTGACCTTTATTATTTCCATCACTGTTATAATGGTACTATATGGAAGAGTGTTTGTGGTTGCTCTGTCTCAGGTTCAGGCCATGCGCTCTAATATTATTgctattaaacaaaaacagtccaagaagataaatgtgaagaaatctGAGCTAAAGGCAGCTGGTATTCTCGGGGTTGTtgtagtttcatttattttctgtatctGCCCATATTTTTGTGTCACACTAATTGGTAAAAGTTCACTATTGAACACTTCTACCATGACCCTTCTTCtatatctgttttcttttaactccTGTCTGAACCCTCTGATTTATGCCTTATTTTATCCCTGGTTTAGAAAAGCTATGAAAATTATATTCACATTTCAAGTGCTAAGGTCCGGCTCTTCTGGTGCCAACATACTTTAA
- the LOC111609379 gene encoding trace amine-associated receptor 13c-like — MEALNEAGLCFPQLINTSCRRTQHFPSENILLYVMLSCVSLLTVTLNLLVIISVSHFRQLHTPTNLFLLSLAVSDFLVGLLLMPIRILLTGGCWILGSLMCSLFNYTSFLLTSASVGNMVLISVDRYIAICDPLSYHVKVTQRRVQICICLCWGCSAFYNGVIMKDHLIDPDRYNSCYGECVVLIDFLVQAFDVVFTFLTPVTVIIVLYMRVFVVAVSQARAMRSQTAAVRIQGSVRITAKKSERKAATVLGVVVIVFIFSFCPYFYPAFAGQELLSSDLLSNFGIWLFYFNSCLNPLIYALFYPWFRKCLKYILTLEILQPASCDINIL; from the exons ATGGAGGCTCTGAATGAAGCTGGGCTGTGCTTTCCACAGCTAATCAACACTTCCTGCAGAAGGACCCAGCACTTTCCTTCTGAGAACATTTTGCTTTACGTTATGCTGTCCTGCGTGTCTTTACTGACTGTGACTCTCAACTTGCTGGTCATCATCTCTGTCTCCCACTTCAG gCAGCTCCACACTCCCACCAACCTGTTCCTCCTTTCTCTTGCTGTCTCAGATTTCCTTGTTGGACTGCTGCTGATGCCCATTAGAATCCTGCTGACTGGAGGCTGCTGGATTTTGGGAAGCCTCATGTGTTCTCTCTTTAACTACACCTCTTTTCTCCTCACATCTGCCTCAGTAGGAAACATGGTGCTCATATCAGTTGACCGATATATAGCCATCTGTGACCCTTTGAGTTACCATGTTAAAGTGACACAAAGAAGAGTTCAAATCTGTATCTGTCTGTGTTGGGGCTGCTCTGCATTTTACAATGGTGTGATAATGAAAGACCATTTGATAGATCCAGACAGATATAACTCCTGTTATGGGGAGTGTGTAgttttgattgattttcttGTACAAGCTTTTGATGTCGTATTCACATTTCTTACTCCTGTTACAGTTATTATAGTTCTGTACATGAGAGTGTTTGTGGTGGCTGTGTCTCAGGCTCGGGCCATGAGGTCTCAAACTGCAGCTGTCAGGATACAAGGTTCAGTTCGCATAACTGCTAAGAAGTCTGAGAGAAAAGCAGCTACAGTTCTTGGTGTTGTTGtaattgtgtttatatttagctTCTGTCCTTATTTCTATCCGGCTTTTGCAGGACAGGAATTGTTGTCCAGTGACCTCCTTTCAAATTTTGGGATCtggctattttattttaactcatgCCTGAATCCACTTATCTACGCTCTTTTCTATCCCTGGTTTAGGAAGTGTCTTAAATACATTCTAACTCTGGAGATATTGCAACCTGCCTCCTGTGACATTAACATACTGTGA
- the LOC102227790 gene encoding trace amine-associated receptor 13c-like, translating into MKTVDEAELCFPQLLNTSCRKTMLSPSVSLVIHLTLSSISLLTVFSNLLVIISIYHFKRLHSPTNILLLSLAVSDCLVGFLISFQIELIDGCWYFGDIMCALYIILDYIITTSSIGTMVLISIDRYVAICYPLRYPSKVTTERVKMCVSLFWMCSILYHCVLLRDNLQHPGRYNSCSGECVVFLDYIGGIFDLLSSFICPVTVIIILYVRVFVVVVSQARAMQSHVTAVSLQGSVKITAKKSEMKAAITLGVVVVVFLICTCPYFCVSLIEEDAAVSASSATFILFYFNSTLNPLIYALFYPWFRKSVKLIFTLQILKPESCDTIMM; encoded by the exons ATGAAAACTGTTGATGAAGCTGAACTTTGCTTTCCCCAACTGCTCAATACATCCTGCAGAAAGACTATGCTGTCTCCCTCTGTATCCTTGGTTATTCACTTAACATTATCTTCCATCTCTCTACTTACTGTATTTTCTAACCTGCTGGTGATCATCTCCATATATCACTTCaa GAGGCTCCACAGCCCCACCAACATCCTGCTGCTCTCTCTGGCTGTCTCAGACTGCCTGGTGGGATTCCTCATTTCATTCCAAATAGAGCTGATAGATGGCTGCTGGTATTTTGGAGACATCATGTGTGCCCTCTATATTATTTTGGATTATATTATCACTACTTCCTCAATAGGAACCATGGTGCTCATATCCATTGATCGTTATGTGGCCATCTGTTACCCCCTACGTTACCCCAGCAAAGTCACCACTGAACGAGTGAAGATGTGTGTTTCACTGTTTTGGATGTGTTCCATTCTTTATCATTGTGTTCTGTTAAGAGACAATCTGCAACACCCAGGCAGATATAATTCCTGTTCTGGAGAATGTGTCGTTTTTCTAGATTATATTGGGGGAATTTTTGACCTTTTGTCATCCTTTATTTGTCCTGTCACTGTGATCATTATTCTGTATGTGAGAGTGTTTGTAGTGGTTGTGTCTCAGGCTCGAGCCATGCAGTCTCACGTTACAGCGGTCTCACTACAGGGCTCAGTGAAAATCACAgctaaaaaatctgaaatgaaggCAGCCATAACACTAGGGGTTGTTGTAGTTGTGTTTCTGATATGCACCTGcccatatttttgtgtttcactaATTGAAGAAGATGCAGCAGTCAGTGCTTCATCCGCAacctttattctgttttattttaattccaccCTGAACCCTCTGATCTACGCTCTGTTTTATCCCTGGTTTAGGAAATCAGTTAAACTGATTTTTACTCTGCAGATATTGAAGCCGGAGTCGTGTGACACCATCATGATGTAA
- the LOC102226249 gene encoding trace amine-associated receptor 13c-like encodes METVEGTELCVPQLNSSCRKPTHSRSTVMLIYVLLSSISLITVALNLLVIISISHFRQLHTPTNLLLLSLAVSDLLVGLLLMPVEIIYIEACWFLGNILCTLYYIIDYIITSASVANMVLIALDRYLAVCDPLLYPTKVTKSTAQVCVSLCWIGSVFYRLLLLHDHLVKPGVSVSCFGECVVVISNIAGTIDMIFTFIMPITVIICLYFKVFVVALSQARMLRSQITAAAAKPGLVAVRRNEMKAARTLGIVVVVFLFCFCPYFFPTLEGTDTAVNASSAAFEIWLSHFNSCLNPVIYAFFYPWFRKSIKLIVSLQILKPGSSDIKILH; translated from the exons ATGGAAACTGTGGAGGGAACAGAGCTGTGTGTTCCACAGCTAAACTCCTCCTGCAGGAAGCCAACACACTCCCGTTCCACAGTGATGCTGATTTATGTTCTGCTTTCTTCCATCTCCCTCATCACTGTGGCCCTTAACCTTCTGGTCATCATTTCCATTTCCCATTTCAG GCAGCTGCACACCCCCAccaacctcctcctcctctctctggcCGTGTCTGACCTCCTGGTGGGCCTCCTGCTGATGCCGGTTGAAATCATCTACATAGAAGCCTGCTGGTTTCTTGGGAACATCCTGTGCACTCTCTATTACATTATAGATTACATCATTACCTCTGCTTCTGTTGCGAATATGGTTCTCATTGCACTTGACCGGTACTTAGCTGTCTGTGACCCTCTGCTTTACCCCACCAAGGTCACTAAGAGCACAGCGCAGGTCTGTGTGAGTCTGTGCTGGATCGGCTCAGTTTTTTACAGGCTTCTTCTTCTACATGATCATTTGGTAAAACCTGGAGTGTCCGTCTCCTGCTTCGGAGAGTGTGTGGTTGTCATTAGTAACATTGCAGGGACAATTGACATGATTTTCACCTTCATCATGCCCATCACTGTCATCATATGTCTgtatttcaaagtgtttgttgttgctttgtCCCAGGCTCGAATGCTGCGTTCCCAAATTACAGCTGCAGCTGCCAAACCTGGCCTTGTAGCTGTGAGGAGAAATGAGATGAAAGCAGCCAGAACACTCGGTATTGTTGtagttgtgtttctgttttgtttctgtccgTATTTTTTCCCAACCCTGGAAGGCACTGACACTGCGGTGAATGCTTCATCTGCAGCCTTTGAGATTTGGCTTTCACATTTCAACTCCTGCTTGAACCCTGTCATATATGCCTTCTTCTATCCTTGGTTCAGAAAATCTATAAAGCTCATTGTCTCACTTCAGATACTAAAGCCTGGCTCCTCTGATATTAAAATACTACACTGA
- the LOC102227531 gene encoding trace amine-associated receptor 13c-like, translating to MKTVDEAELCFPQLLNTSCRKTMLSPSVSLVIHLTLSSISLLTVFSNLLVIISIYHFKRLHSPTNILLLSLAVSDCLVGFLISFQIVLIDGCWYLGDILCTIYFILDYIITTSSIGTMVLISIDRYVAICYPLRYPSKVTTERVKMCVSLFWMCSILYHCVLLRDNLQHPGRYNSCSGECVVFLDYIGGIFDLLSSFICPVTVIIILYVRVFVVVVSQARAMQSHVAAVSLQGSVKITAKKSEMKAAITLGVVVVVFLICTCPYFCVSLIAEDAAVSASSVAFLFFYFNSTLNPLIYALFYPWFRKSVKLIFTLQILKPESCDTIMM from the exons ATGAAAACTGTTGATGAAGCTGAACTTTGCTTTCCCCAACTGCTCAATACATCCTGCAGAAAGACTATGCTGTCTCCCTCTGTATCCTTGGTTATTCACTTAACATTATCTTCCATCTCTCTACTTACTGTATTTTCTAACCTGCTGGTGATCATCTCCATATATCACTTCaa GAGGCTCCACAGCCCCACCAACATCCTGCTGCTCTCTCTGGCTGTCTCAGACTGCCTGGTGGGATTCCTCATTTCATTCCAGATAGTGCTGATAGATGGCTGCTGGTATCTTGGGGACATCCTGTGTaccatttactttattttggatTATATTATCACTACTTCCTCAATAGGAACCATGGTGCTCATATCCATTGATCGTTATGTGGCCATCTGTTACCCCCTACGTTACCCCAGCAAAGTCACCACTGAACGAGTGAAGATGTGTGTTTCACTGTTTTGGATGTGTTCCATTCTTTATCATTGTGTTCTGTTAAGGGACAATCTGCAACACCCAGGCAGATATAATTCCTGTTCTGGAGAATGTGTCGTTTTTCTAGATTATATTGGGGGAATTTTTGACCTTTTGTCATCCTTTATTTGTCCTGTCACTGTGATCATTATTCTGTATGTGAGAGTGTTTGTAGTGGTTGTGTCTCAGGCTCGAGCCATGCAGTCTCACGTTGCAGCGGTCTCACTCCAGGGCTCAGTGAAAATCACAGCtaagaaatctgaaatgaaGGCAGCCATAACACTAGGGGTTGTTGTAGTTGTGTTTCTGATATGCACCTGcccatatttttgtgtttcactaATTGCAGAAGATGCAGCAGTCAGTGCTTCATCCGtggctttcctttttttttattttaattccaccCTGAACCCTCTGATCTACGCTCTGTTTTATCCCTGGTTTAGGAAATCAGTTAAACTGATTTTTACTCTGCAGATATTGAAGCCGGAGTCGTGTGACACCATCATGATGTAA